One uncultured Flavobacterium sp. genomic region harbors:
- a CDS encoding DUF6787 family protein translates to MNRLKKRWGISSNLQAIIIVIVFAITGSASAWLSKPFCVWIGITKEDFGGWFTLIRLLIIFPIYQVLLVAIGTLFGQYRFFWNFEKKMLKNMGLGFLFKN, encoded by the coding sequence ATGAATAGATTAAAGAAACGTTGGGGCATTAGCTCAAATTTACAAGCCATAATTATAGTTATCGTTTTTGCCATCACCGGATCGGCATCTGCATGGTTGTCTAAACCTTTTTGTGTATGGATTGGTATTACCAAAGAAGATTTTGGCGGATGGTTTACTTTAATCCGATTATTGATTATTTTCCCTATTTACCAGGTTTTATTAGTTGCAATAGGAACCCTTTTTGGGCAATACCGTTTCTTTTGGAATTTCGAAAAGAAAATGCTTAAAAATATGGGACTCGGATTTCTTTTCAAAAACTAA
- a CDS encoding DEAD/DEAH box helicase, which produces MSTFEKFNLPKSVQKAIDELGFVTPTPIQEKSFSVIMSGRDMMGIAQTGTGKTFAYLLPLLKLYKFTPTNTPKIVILVPTRELVVQVVEEVEKLTKYMSVKTLGIFGGVNINTQKKAVYEGIDILVGTPGRTMDLALDAVVRFDETQKLVIDEFDEMLNLGFRTQLTALLAMMKTKRQNILFSATMTDEVDAVLNDFFDFPEEVTLAASGTPLENITQITYNVPNFNTKVNLLKHLLKTNESMERVLVFVNNKKISDMLHTRIEEDFEGQFGVIHSNKSQNYRLSTMAEFQEGNLRGLITTDIMARGLDISNISHVINFELPEFPELYMHRIGRTGRADATGTAISFITPREEEFKIEVEVLMNQELEIADFPEEVEISTKLIEPEKDKQPIKFLMKKVKLDGEGAFHEKAKKNKKVNLGGPSKTKKKTHGSVNRNMLKTRDKKRKDKDK; this is translated from the coding sequence ATGAGCACTTTCGAAAAATTCAATCTTCCAAAATCAGTACAAAAAGCAATCGACGAATTAGGATTTGTTACGCCTACTCCTATTCAGGAAAAATCCTTTTCAGTGATTATGTCTGGTCGAGATATGATGGGAATTGCGCAAACCGGTACCGGAAAAACATTTGCCTACCTATTGCCTCTTTTAAAATTATACAAATTTACCCCAACCAATACTCCAAAAATTGTAATCTTAGTTCCAACTCGTGAATTAGTGGTTCAGGTTGTAGAAGAAGTTGAAAAACTAACCAAATACATGTCTGTTAAAACACTTGGTATTTTTGGTGGAGTAAATATTAATACACAAAAAAAAGCTGTTTACGAAGGTATCGACATTTTAGTTGGAACACCCGGTAGAACAATGGATTTAGCTTTGGATGCTGTAGTTCGTTTTGATGAAACTCAAAAATTAGTTATTGATGAGTTTGACGAAATGCTTAATCTTGGTTTCCGTACACAATTAACAGCTCTTTTGGCAATGATGAAAACCAAACGTCAAAACATTTTATTCTCTGCAACAATGACGGATGAAGTCGATGCTGTTTTGAATGACTTTTTTGATTTTCCAGAAGAAGTAACCCTTGCTGCATCAGGAACTCCGTTAGAAAACATTACTCAAATTACCTATAATGTTCCAAACTTTAATACAAAAGTAAATCTGTTAAAGCATTTATTAAAAACAAACGAAAGCATGGAACGTGTTTTGGTTTTTGTGAATAATAAAAAGATCTCAGACATGCTACATACGCGAATCGAAGAAGATTTTGAAGGTCAATTTGGAGTAATTCACTCTAACAAATCTCAAAATTATCGTTTGAGTACAATGGCAGAATTCCAGGAAGGAAATCTACGCGGATTAATCACTACTGATATTATGGCGAGAGGTTTGGATATTTCGAATATCTCTCACGTTATTAACTTTGAACTTCCAGAATTTCCTGAATTGTATATGCACAGAATTGGTCGTACCGGTCGTGCAGACGCAACAGGAACTGCAATTAGCTTTATCACGCCTCGTGAAGAAGAATTTAAAATTGAGGTGGAAGTTTTAATGAATCAGGAACTTGAAATTGCTGATTTCCCTGAAGAAGTCGAAATTTCGACTAAATTAATCGAACCTGAAAAAGACAAACAACCAATCAAGTTTTTAATGAAAAAAGTAAAACTGGATGGTGAAGGTGCTTTTCATGAAAAAGCAAAAAAGAATAAAAAAGTGAACTTGGGAGGTCCATCAAAAACAAAAAAGAAAACCCACGGATCTGTCAATAGAAATATGTTGAAAACAAGAGATAAGAAGAGAAAAGATAAGGATAAATAG
- a CDS encoding TIGR02757 family protein translates to MNKSELKEFLDEKVNQYNTLDFIESDPVQIPHLFTQKEDIEIAGFLSATIAWGNRKMIIKNSHQMMELMGNTPYDFVMSHTNEDLERLENFVHRTFNGKDFGGFIKGLQHIYKNHNGLEAVFAKNQEADSLQKSISEFKKIFFEIDHLPRTQKHISDPLNNSAAKRINMYLRWMVRQDTKGVDLGIWKTISPSLLSCPLDVHSGNVARKLGLLTRKQNDGKALAELDLKLREMDAQDPVKYDFALFGLGVFEGF, encoded by the coding sequence ATGAATAAATCAGAACTCAAAGAATTTCTTGACGAAAAAGTCAATCAATATAATACACTCGATTTCATCGAAAGTGATCCTGTACAGATTCCGCATTTGTTTACTCAAAAAGAAGATATTGAAATCGCCGGTTTCTTAAGCGCCACAATTGCTTGGGGAAATCGCAAAATGATCATCAAAAATTCACACCAAATGATGGAATTAATGGGCAATACGCCGTATGATTTTGTCATGTCACATACTAATGAAGATTTAGAAAGATTAGAAAACTTTGTTCACCGTACTTTCAACGGAAAAGATTTTGGAGGTTTTATAAAAGGATTACAGCATATTTACAAAAATCATAATGGCTTAGAAGCTGTTTTTGCTAAAAATCAAGAAGCAGACAGCTTACAAAAAAGTATAAGTGAATTTAAAAAGATCTTTTTTGAAATCGATCATTTGCCTCGAACTCAAAAACACATTTCAGATCCTTTAAACAATTCGGCAGCAAAAAGAATCAACATGTATTTGCGCTGGATGGTTCGTCAGGACACAAAAGGTGTCGATTTAGGAATCTGGAAAACCATTTCGCCATCCTTATTATCCTGTCCGTTAGATGTACATTCCGGAAATGTAGCCAGAAAATTAGGTTTGCTTACGCGAAAGCAAAATGACGGTAAAGCATTAGCCGAATTAGATCTAAAACTTAGAGAGATGGATGCACAAGATCCTGTAAAATATGATTTTGCCCTTTTCGGATTAGGCGTTTTTGAAGGATTTTAA
- a CDS encoding DUF6146 family protein, with product MKKCVYILILLFTIIACSTASKNVAVTPITPTISKSKLAVNDTVRIANDSLEYEVIIIDNGFSTWLNSRALPRNYYGLNYLETKNQFYVTEWNNRVSQPQRYNPNLYEMRIDYSPFIHYGYEVNYLIYNYMIYFQNTYKQKLGGYVPIR from the coding sequence ATGAAAAAGTGTGTTTACATATTAATTCTCTTATTTACCATCATAGCGTGTTCTACAGCTTCAAAAAACGTCGCAGTAACTCCGATAACTCCAACTATATCTAAATCAAAATTAGCGGTAAATGATACGGTACGGATTGCAAACGATTCTTTGGAATACGAAGTAATTATTATAGATAATGGCTTCAGCACTTGGTTAAACTCAAGAGCACTTCCAAGAAATTATTATGGATTAAACTATCTTGAAACTAAAAATCAGTTCTATGTAACTGAATGGAATAACAGAGTTTCACAACCACAACGTTACAACCCAAACTTGTATGAAATGAGAATTGATTACAGTCCTTTTATTCATTACGGATACGAAGTAAATTACCTTATTTATAACTATATGATTTATTTTCAAAATACATATAAACAAAAACTCGGAGGGTATGTTCCTATACGATAA
- a CDS encoding BatA and WFA domain-containing protein — protein MHFKHPEILYFLFLLIVPILVHLFQLRRFKISYFTNVRFLKELAVQTRKSSKIKKRLLLATRLLLLTCIILAFAQPFFEAKDSKNASNEMYIILDNSFSMQAKGKKGELLKRAVQELLENTPENTQFSLLTNTENYWNTDIKSSKSALQNLNYSATPFELPSIMAKIKAHKSAHKKDIVIITDAVGLAEKDVKNIDSEEKPYFIIPEAEQKNNIAIDSVFINQTLENFYELSVNLSAYGEDFKPVSMALYNQNKLIAKTIINFDSKKKKINFTIPKEAFHGYVAIEDNGLTYDNKLYFSISKTKKTNVISIGEPEKSNFLSRIYTSAEFNYNNYSISNLDYNSLDKQNTIILNELAEIPQALQTTLKAFVTKGGNLVVIPSEKTSISNLNSFLANFGKVQFGFFENKSKLITKINFDHPLFSGVFENKITNFQYPKTTNSFAISSPYPAVLSYEDQSVFVTTIQNPVSGITVFSAPINTTNSNFQQSPLIVPLFYKMGQNNQKTGVNALTIGNNQPYFVDVLLTKDAILEVKGNDDSFIPIQQILNNKVKLTFNDFPQTAGNYGIFDKKEWVENLSFNYKRSESDLSQVNTNVVSDFKTADTISTIFNTLQTERTDSQIWKWFVIFALLFLALEMAIIKFVK, from the coding sequence ATGCATTTTAAACACCCCGAAATTCTATACTTTCTGTTTTTATTGATTGTTCCAATTTTGGTACATTTATTTCAATTACGCCGTTTTAAAATCTCTTATTTTACCAATGTTCGCTTTTTAAAAGAACTTGCCGTACAAACCCGAAAGAGCTCAAAAATCAAAAAAAGACTTTTATTAGCCACTCGTTTATTGTTGCTAACCTGTATTATTTTGGCTTTTGCACAACCTTTTTTTGAAGCCAAAGACAGTAAAAATGCTTCAAACGAAATGTATATCATTCTGGATAATTCGTTTAGTATGCAGGCAAAAGGAAAAAAAGGCGAATTGCTTAAACGTGCTGTTCAGGAATTATTAGAAAATACACCGGAAAACACGCAATTCTCTTTATTAACTAACACTGAAAATTATTGGAATACAGATATAAAATCTTCCAAAAGTGCCTTACAAAATCTAAATTACAGCGCAACTCCATTTGAGCTTCCGTCGATTATGGCGAAGATAAAAGCGCATAAATCGGCACATAAAAAAGATATTGTTATTATTACAGATGCCGTTGGTTTAGCAGAAAAGGACGTGAAAAACATTGACAGCGAAGAGAAACCTTATTTTATAATCCCGGAAGCAGAACAAAAAAATAACATTGCTATTGATAGCGTTTTTATCAACCAGACTTTAGAGAATTTCTACGAATTAAGCGTTAATTTATCGGCGTATGGAGAAGATTTCAAACCAGTTTCGATGGCGTTATACAATCAGAATAAATTAATTGCCAAAACGATTATCAATTTTGATTCGAAGAAAAAGAAAATCAATTTTACGATTCCAAAAGAAGCTTTTCACGGATATGTTGCCATTGAAGACAACGGTTTAACGTATGATAACAAACTCTATTTCAGTATTTCAAAAACTAAAAAAACGAATGTTATTAGTATTGGAGAACCTGAAAAAAGCAATTTTTTGTCCAGAATCTATACTTCAGCAGAATTCAATTACAACAACTATTCGATAAGCAATTTAGATTATAATAGTTTAGACAAACAAAATACTATTATCTTAAATGAATTAGCTGAAATTCCGCAAGCTTTACAAACTACCTTGAAAGCTTTTGTTACCAAAGGCGGAAATTTAGTTGTAATTCCTTCTGAAAAAACTTCTATATCGAATTTAAATTCTTTTTTAGCCAATTTCGGAAAAGTTCAATTTGGATTTTTTGAAAATAAAAGCAAATTAATTACAAAAATAAACTTCGATCACCCATTGTTTTCAGGTGTTTTTGAGAATAAAATTACCAATTTTCAATACCCAAAAACAACAAATTCATTTGCCATTTCAAGCCCATATCCTGCTGTTTTGTCTTATGAAGATCAAAGCGTATTTGTAACTACGATTCAAAATCCGGTTTCTGGAATCACTGTTTTTTCGGCACCAATAAATACGACAAACTCTAATTTTCAGCAATCACCTTTAATTGTTCCGTTATTTTATAAAATGGGGCAAAACAATCAGAAAACTGGCGTAAATGCTTTGACAATTGGTAATAATCAGCCTTATTTTGTTGATGTATTATTGACAAAAGACGCCATTCTTGAAGTAAAAGGAAATGACGATTCTTTTATTCCGATTCAACAAATATTGAATAACAAAGTAAAATTAACTTTCAATGATTTCCCGCAAACAGCCGGAAATTACGGCATTTTTGACAAAAAAGAATGGGTTGAAAATCTAAGTTTCAACTACAAAAGAAGCGAAAGTGATTTGAGTCAGGTAAATACGAATGTGGTTTCGGACTTTAAAACTGCTGATACCATTTCTACCATTTTTAATACACTACAAACTGAGCGAACAGACAGCCAAATTTGGAAATGGTTTGTTATCTTTGCACTGTTATTTTTAGCATTAGAAATGGCAATTATAAAATTTGTAAAATAG
- the serC gene encoding 3-phosphoserine/phosphohydroxythreonine transaminase, whose translation MKKHNYSAGPSILPQEVFEKASKAILDFNDSGLSILEISHRSKDFVAVMDEARSLALELLGLEGKGYQALFLQGGASTAFLMAPYNLMKENGKAAYLDSGTWASAAIKEAKLFGETIVVASSKEQNYNHIPKGYTIPSDADYFHCTSNNTIFGTQMKEFPATNIPVVCDMSSDIFSRNLDFSKFDLIYAGAQKNMGPAGTTLVVVKEEILEKNGRTIPSMLDYAKHIKAESMYNTPPVFAVYVSLLTLQWIKAKGGVAAVEKLNDAKADLLYAEIDRNPLFKGAAAVEDRSKMNVTFLLNNADHTATFDALWKEAGISGLPGHRSVGGYRASIYNAMPIESVQVLVDIMKALETKV comes from the coding sequence ATGAAAAAACACAACTACAGCGCAGGACCAAGTATTTTACCTCAAGAAGTTTTTGAGAAAGCATCAAAAGCAATTTTAGATTTTAATGATTCAGGACTTTCTATTCTGGAAATTTCGCACCGAAGCAAAGATTTCGTTGCAGTTATGGACGAAGCTCGTTCCCTTGCTTTAGAATTATTAGGTCTTGAAGGAAAAGGATATCAAGCCTTATTTTTACAAGGCGGTGCAAGTACAGCATTCTTGATGGCTCCTTATAACCTGATGAAAGAAAACGGAAAAGCAGCTTATTTAGATTCAGGAACCTGGGCAAGTGCAGCTATAAAAGAAGCTAAACTTTTTGGAGAAACTATTGTAGTAGCTTCTTCAAAAGAACAAAATTACAACCATATTCCAAAAGGATACACAATACCTAGTGATGCTGATTATTTTCACTGCACTAGTAACAATACCATTTTTGGAACTCAAATGAAAGAATTCCCGGCAACTAACATTCCCGTTGTTTGTGATATGAGTTCTGATATTTTTTCCCGCAATTTAGATTTCTCTAAATTTGATTTAATCTATGCCGGTGCTCAAAAAAATATGGGTCCTGCAGGAACTACTTTGGTAGTTGTTAAAGAAGAAATCCTGGAGAAAAACGGAAGAACAATTCCAAGTATGTTAGACTATGCAAAACATATTAAAGCAGAAAGTATGTACAATACTCCTCCTGTTTTTGCTGTTTATGTTTCGTTATTGACTTTACAATGGATTAAAGCTAAAGGCGGAGTTGCTGCTGTTGAGAAACTAAATGACGCAAAAGCTGATTTACTTTATGCTGAAATTGACAGAAACCCATTATTTAAAGGTGCTGCAGCGGTTGAAGATCGCTCTAAAATGAATGTTACTTTCTTATTAAACAACGCAGATCATACTGCTACGTTTGATGCTTTATGGAAAGAAGCAGGAATTTCAGGATTGCCAGGACACCGTTCTGTTGGTGGTTACAGAGCTTCTATTTATAATGCTATGCCTATCGAAAGTGTTCAGGTATTGGTTGATATAATGAAAGCTTTGGAAACTAAGGTTTAG
- a CDS encoding acyl-CoA reductase, translating into MTLETKKSVFVELGKFLKQFSENDTIKKSDVLHNDLFFDDFEKLIHLSQSHNGWYTPEQVYFAIKSWADALTDENIDKWLSNYSSQFSQEDKKEKTVALILAGNIPLVGFHDFLSVLITENNALIKTSSNDQHLLPFLAKYLIAVDKSLNNKITFVEGKLENFDTVIATGSNNTARYFEYYFKDKPSIIRKNRNSAAVLNGKETHEDLEALGEDIFRYFGLGCRNVSKLFVPKGYSFDAFFQAIFKYQDVIHYEKYANNYDYNKAVFLMSNFKLLDNGFLTLKEDSSYASPISSVFYEFYENIEDLQTRLDADAEQIQCIVSNNLIKNSTPFGQTQNPHLWDYADNVDTITFLLTTK; encoded by the coding sequence ATGACATTAGAAACAAAAAAAAGTGTTTTTGTTGAATTAGGGAAATTTCTAAAACAATTTTCTGAAAACGATACAATTAAAAAATCAGATGTCTTACACAACGATTTATTTTTTGATGATTTCGAAAAGCTGATACATTTATCTCAATCTCATAATGGCTGGTATACACCTGAACAAGTGTATTTTGCAATAAAATCTTGGGCAGATGCTTTGACTGATGAAAACATTGACAAATGGCTTTCTAACTATTCATCTCAATTTTCTCAAGAAGATAAAAAAGAAAAAACTGTCGCTTTAATATTAGCCGGAAATATTCCGTTAGTAGGTTTTCATGATTTTTTATCAGTTTTAATTACCGAAAATAATGCATTGATAAAAACCTCGTCAAACGATCAGCATTTATTACCCTTTTTAGCCAAATATTTAATTGCGGTTGATAAAAGCCTAAATAATAAGATCACTTTCGTGGAAGGCAAACTGGAAAACTTCGATACTGTAATTGCCACCGGAAGCAATAATACTGCCCGATATTTTGAATATTACTTTAAAGATAAACCTTCGATCATTCGAAAAAACAGAAACTCGGCTGCTGTTTTAAACGGAAAAGAAACACACGAAGATTTAGAAGCTTTAGGCGAAGATATTTTCAGGTATTTTGGTTTGGGATGTCGCAATGTCTCTAAACTTTTTGTCCCGAAAGGATATTCATTTGATGCTTTTTTTCAGGCAATTTTTAAATATCAGGACGTTATTCATTATGAGAAATACGCTAATAATTATGACTATAATAAAGCGGTTTTTTTAATGAGTAATTTCAAATTATTAGACAACGGCTTTTTAACTCTTAAAGAAGATTCAAGCTACGCCTCGCCTATTTCGAGTGTTTTTTATGAATTTTATGAAAATATCGAAGATTTGCAAACGCGCCTTGATGCTGATGCTGAACAAATTCAATGCATTGTGAGCAATAATTTAATCAAAAACAGCACACCTTTTGGCCAAACCCAAAATCCTCATTTATGGGATTATGCAGATAACGTAGATACTATAACGTTTTTGTTAACAACAAAGTAA
- a CDS encoding TonB-dependent receptor → THGLDLVFSWKKAFDFGQFSATLVGNINDMKIDNVKNGSLDANTFFGKREKAFLLASAPNNKFGLNLNYTKNKFDAGLAFTRFSKVVLVDYADEDDVYNPRLVTDVTVGYKVTKNLKLSIGSNNLFNVYPTKQDEQGNTEAGGYWDAVQMGFSGAYYYARLGFNF, encoded by the coding sequence ACACATGGTTTAGACTTGGTTTTCTCCTGGAAAAAGGCATTTGATTTTGGACAATTTTCAGCAACTTTAGTGGGTAATATTAACGATATGAAAATTGATAATGTAAAAAATGGTTCTTTAGATGCTAATACTTTCTTTGGAAAACGTGAAAAAGCATTTTTACTGGCTTCGGCTCCAAACAACAAATTTGGTTTGAACTTAAACTATACTAAAAATAAATTTGATGCAGGTTTAGCATTTACACGTTTTAGCAAAGTAGTTTTGGTTGATTATGCTGACGAAGATGATGTTTACAACCCAAGATTGGTAACCGATGTAACTGTAGGTTATAAAGTAACCAAAAATCTAAAACTAAGCATTGGAAGCAATAACTTATTCAACGTTTATCCTACTAAACAAGACGAACAAGGAAATACTGAAGCTGGTGGGTATTGGGATGCTGTACAAATGGGTTTCAGCGGAGCTTATTACTATGCAAGACTTGGATTTAATTTTTAA
- a CDS encoding D-2-hydroxyacid dehydrogenase — protein sequence MKVLANDGISKSGILALEKGGFEVITTKVAQEQVANFVNENNVDVVLVRSATKVRKDIIDACPGLKIIGRGGVGMDNIDVDYAKSKGIHVINTPASSSESVAELVFGHLFSGVRFLHDSNRNMPLEGDSNFDGLKKAYANGTELRGKTLGIVGIGRIGQATAKMALGLGMKVIAADMFIPTVDVKVEFFDGQSITTTIVSQSLESLFKEADFITLHVPAQDGYIIGEKELAIMKDGVGIVNCARGGVIDEVALVKALDSGKVSFAGLDVFESEPKPEMAILMHSKISLTPHIGAATGEAQDRIGTELASQIITLLS from the coding sequence ATGAAAGTATTAGCGAATGATGGAATTTCTAAAAGTGGAATTCTGGCTTTAGAAAAAGGTGGATTTGAAGTTATAACTACGAAAGTAGCTCAGGAACAAGTAGCTAATTTTGTAAACGAAAATAATGTTGACGTAGTTTTAGTGCGTAGTGCTACTAAAGTTCGTAAAGATATTATCGATGCTTGCCCAGGATTAAAAATTATTGGTCGTGGTGGTGTTGGTATGGACAATATCGATGTTGATTATGCAAAAAGCAAAGGAATTCATGTAATCAATACTCCTGCTTCATCATCAGAATCTGTTGCTGAGTTGGTATTTGGACACTTATTTTCTGGTGTTCGTTTTTTACATGATTCTAACAGAAATATGCCTCTTGAAGGAGATTCAAACTTTGATGGTTTGAAAAAAGCATACGCAAACGGAACTGAATTAAGAGGTAAAACTCTTGGAATTGTTGGTATTGGCCGTATTGGACAAGCTACTGCAAAAATGGCTCTTGGTTTGGGTATGAAAGTTATCGCTGCGGATATGTTTATTCCGACTGTAGATGTTAAAGTGGAATTTTTTGATGGTCAGTCTATCACAACTACAATTGTTTCTCAATCATTAGAGTCTTTATTTAAAGAAGCTGATTTCATTACTTTGCACGTTCCTGCTCAGGATGGTTATATCATTGGAGAGAAAGAATTGGCAATCATGAAAGATGGTGTTGGAATTGTAAACTGTGCCCGTGGTGGTGTTATTGATGAAGTGGCTTTAGTAAAAGCACTGGATTCAGGAAAAGTTTCTTTTGCCGGTTTAGACGTTTTTGAAAGCGAACCAAAACCAGAAATGGCAATCTTAATGCACTCTAAAATCTCATTGACTCCGCACATTGGAGCTGCAACCGGTGAGGCTCAAGATAGAATTGGTACTGAATTAGCATCGCAAATTATTACTTTGTTGAGCTAG
- a CDS encoding lactonase family protein encodes MRRLYILLFSAFTFVNIQAQNKFNLLVGTYTNTCKSNGIYVYEFDASSGDFKLKNSSENVISPSYLSVSADNKFIYAVNENGKESAVSAFGYDAKSGKVSFINKNDALGADPCHLINDSKNVLVANYSGGNIVVFKKKTDGGITKVQQLIQHEGKGPNVARQEKAHVHMVVFSPDKKFVLSNDLGSDKVFIYKYNPNSANEMLTLKETVDVKSGSGPRHLTFSTDGKFVYLIQELDATLTTFSYDKSGSLKLIEETSILPKGFTGGTGAAAIKISPDGNFLYVTDRVDANNISVYKILKNGSIELVEQISTLGKGPRDFAIDPTGNYLLVGHQYTNNIVVFKRDKATGKLTDTGKRIELCSPVGLVFTKI; translated from the coding sequence ATGAGAAGATTATATATACTGCTTTTTTCGGCTTTTACTTTTGTGAATATTCAAGCCCAGAACAAATTCAATTTATTGGTAGGGACTTATACTAATACTTGCAAGAGTAACGGAATCTACGTTTATGAATTTGATGCTTCATCAGGTGATTTTAAATTAAAGAATTCGTCTGAAAATGTAATAAGCCCGAGTTATTTGTCTGTTTCTGCAGATAATAAATTTATATATGCTGTAAACGAAAACGGAAAAGAAAGTGCTGTAAGTGCTTTTGGTTATGATGCAAAATCTGGAAAAGTTAGTTTTATAAATAAAAATGATGCTTTAGGTGCAGATCCTTGTCATTTGATTAATGATAGTAAAAATGTACTTGTTGCCAACTATTCAGGCGGAAATATTGTGGTTTTTAAGAAAAAAACGGATGGAGGTATCACCAAAGTGCAACAATTAATTCAGCATGAAGGGAAAGGACCAAATGTTGCCCGTCAGGAAAAAGCACACGTACACATGGTGGTTTTCTCGCCGGATAAAAAGTTTGTTTTGTCTAATGATTTAGGCTCGGATAAAGTTTTTATTTATAAATACAATCCAAATTCGGCAAATGAAATGTTGACTTTAAAAGAAACTGTTGATGTAAAATCAGGAAGTGGTCCAAGGCATTTAACCTTTAGCACAGACGGTAAGTTTGTTTATCTGATTCAGGAATTAGATGCAACTCTGACTACTTTTAGTTATGATAAATCAGGAAGTTTAAAATTAATAGAAGAAACGAGTATTTTACCAAAAGGATTCACTGGTGGAACTGGTGCTGCAGCTATAAAAATTTCGCCTGACGGAAATTTTTTATATGTAACAGATCGTGTAGATGCTAACAATATTTCGGTTTATAAAATTCTTAAAAACGGAAGTATTGAACTTGTTGAGCAAATTAGCACTTTAGGAAAAGGACCAAGAGATTTTGCAATTGACCCAACAGGAAATTATCTTTTGGTTGGACATCAGTATACTAACAATATTGTTGTTTTTAAAAGAGATAAAGCAACAGGAAAACTTACTGATACAGGAAAAAGAATTGAATTATGCTCACCAGTTGGGTTGGTTTTTACGAAGATATAG
- a CDS encoding 4Fe-4S dicluster domain-containing protein: MAIIITDECINCGACEPECPNTAIYEGADDWRYKDGTRLSGKIILPDGTEVDADDAQTPISDEIYYIVPGKCTECKGFHDEPQCAAVCPVDCCVPDDNHVEDEETLLNRQAFLHDE; this comes from the coding sequence ATGGCAATAATTATAACTGACGAATGTATAAACTGTGGAGCTTGTGAACCAGAGTGCCCAAATACAGCAATTTATGAAGGAGCTGATGATTGGAGATATAAAGATGGAACAAGACTTTCAGGAAAAATAATTTTACCGGATGGAACTGAGGTTGATGCTGACGATGCTCAAACTCCAATTTCTGACGAAATATATTATATTGTTCCGGGAAAATGTACAGAATGTAAAGGTTTTCATGATGAACCGCAATGTGCGGCTGTATGTCCTGTTGATTGTTGTGTTCCAGATGATAATCATGTAGAAGATGAAGAAACCTTGTTAAATAGACAAGCGTTCTTACACGATGAATAA
- a CDS encoding ABC transporter ATP-binding protein, producing MIHAKNIHKFYDQLEVLKGVDLHIKKGEIVSIVGASGAGKTTLLHILGTLDKPSKSDSESSLTINGQNVLGFNDKTLSKFRNLNLGFIFQFHQLLPEFTALENVCIPAYIAGKKPSETEAEARKLLDFLGLSHRIDHKPNELSGGEQQRVAVARALINKPDVIFADEPSGNLDTHSAENLHQLFFQLRDEFGQTFVIVTHNEELANMADRKLVMSDGQILA from the coding sequence ATGATACACGCAAAAAATATACATAAATTCTACGACCAACTTGAAGTTTTAAAAGGAGTTGACTTGCATATTAAAAAGGGTGAAATTGTTTCAATCGTTGGCGCTTCCGGTGCCGGAAAAACGACTTTATTGCATATATTAGGAACACTTGATAAACCTTCGAAATCAGACTCCGAAAGTTCTTTAACCATTAATGGTCAGAATGTTTTAGGATTTAATGACAAAACATTATCAAAATTCAGAAACTTAAATCTAGGTTTCATTTTTCAGTTTCATCAGCTTTTACCTGAATTTACAGCATTAGAAAATGTTTGTATTCCGGCTTATATTGCAGGAAAGAAACCATCAGAAACCGAAGCTGAAGCCAGAAAACTATTGGATTTTTTAGGATTATCACATCGAATTGATCATAAACCAAACGAACTTTCAGGCGGAGAGCAACAACGAGTTGCCGTGGCAAGAGCTTTAATCAACAAACCGGATGTTATTTTTGCCGATGAACCTTCAGGGAATCTGGATACACATTCAGCCGAAAATTTACATCAATTATTCTTTCAGCTCCGTGACGAATTCGGACAGACTTTTGTAATAGTAACCCACAACGAAGAACTGGCAAACATGGCCGACAGAAAATTGGTAATGTCTGACGGGCAAATACTTGCTTAA